Proteins encoded within one genomic window of Hyalangium minutum:
- a CDS encoding phosphatidylinositol-specific phospholipase C — protein sequence MHETLKAPRKLAVDGSHSLPLVRGGVLLLAAWFLLCPPEAEARGRYYNHSSTIETSHPDWMSWVPGQTNLAALSLPGTHDTMSFHGGVLVQTQSMPLRTQLEAGIRVLDIRCRHIDDRFTIHHGEVYQQANFDDVLQATIQFLREHPTETVLMKVQQEHEAENTTRSFAETFAWYRSQSAYSPYLWTGTYLPSLDQVRGRIVILQAFSGGSYGVRWPSDGSSASFDIQDEWEVTWVWNIPAKWEQARAQFMETNSGSASVMYVNFLSGSSHTGGVYPYTVASGEGSVYRGTNDQALEYLVAGNVQRTGVVMMDFPGAGLIDAIIAHNFRLVPVTVQPRSDFDFIFKSVAWSFSGDAQERWNQEKTFLSNVLPGRTWQWMALKSQASFVQYSEGLSSESSEIDGYTHAALTVRSLSTAVSQSSLQAAVISRLPLLTGEAQSRAIGLYGHLATSFPFQSWMVVVKKAPGGLENWAYATYGINPVYKVQLGDYLYAVWGYDAQ from the coding sequence GTGCACGAGACCTTGAAGGCTCCGCGGAAGCTCGCAGTGGACGGGAGCCACTCGCTCCCGCTCGTGCGAGGCGGGGTGTTGCTGCTGGCGGCGTGGTTCCTGCTGTGCCCTCCAGAGGCGGAGGCCCGCGGTCGCTATTACAACCACTCCAGCACCATCGAGACGTCGCATCCGGACTGGATGAGCTGGGTTCCCGGCCAGACGAACCTGGCCGCGCTCTCCCTCCCGGGCACGCACGACACGATGTCGTTCCATGGCGGCGTCCTCGTGCAGACGCAGTCGATGCCGCTGCGCACCCAGCTCGAGGCGGGCATCCGGGTCCTGGACATCCGGTGCCGCCACATCGACGACCGCTTCACCATCCATCACGGCGAGGTCTACCAGCAGGCGAACTTCGATGACGTGCTGCAGGCCACCATCCAGTTCCTGCGCGAGCATCCGACAGAGACGGTGCTGATGAAGGTGCAGCAGGAGCATGAGGCGGAGAACACCACCCGTTCGTTCGCGGAGACCTTCGCGTGGTACCGGAGCCAGTCCGCCTACAGCCCCTATCTCTGGACGGGCACTTATCTCCCCTCGCTCGATCAGGTGCGGGGCCGGATCGTCATCCTGCAGGCCTTCAGCGGTGGCTCCTACGGAGTGAGGTGGCCTTCGGACGGGTCGAGCGCCTCTTTCGACATCCAGGATGAGTGGGAGGTCACCTGGGTCTGGAACATCCCCGCGAAGTGGGAGCAAGCAAGGGCGCAGTTCATGGAGACGAACAGCGGCTCTGCTTCGGTGATGTACGTGAACTTCCTGAGCGGCTCGTCGCACACGGGCGGGGTCTATCCCTACACGGTGGCGAGCGGAGAAGGGTCCGTCTACCGAGGCACGAATGATCAGGCGCTCGAGTACCTGGTGGCGGGCAACGTGCAGCGCACGGGCGTGGTGATGATGGACTTCCCGGGGGCGGGGCTGATCGATGCCATCATCGCTCACAACTTCCGCCTGGTGCCGGTCACCGTACAGCCCCGGAGCGACTTCGATTTCATCTTCAAGAGCGTCGCCTGGTCGTTCTCGGGTGACGCCCAGGAGCGATGGAACCAGGAAAAGACGTTCCTCTCCAACGTTCTGCCTGGGCGAACCTGGCAGTGGATGGCGCTCAAGAGCCAGGCGAGCTTCGTGCAGTACAGCGAGGGCCTGTCCTCTGAGTCGAGCGAGATCGACGGCTACACCCACGCTGCCTTGACTGTCCGCTCGTTGAGCACCGCCGTGAGCCAGAGCAGCCTGCAGGCCGCCGTGATCAGCCGTCTCCCCTTACTGACGGGAGAGGCGCAGAGCCGGGCGATCGGGTTGTACGGGCACCTGGCGACGAGCTTTCCGTTCCAGTCCTGGATGGTGGTGGTCAAGAAGGCACCGGGAGGCCTGGAGAACTGGGCTTACGCCACCTACGGCATCAACCCTGTCTACAAGGTCCAGCTCGGGGACTACCTTTACGCGGTCTGGGGCTATGACGCGCAGTAG
- a CDS encoding YihY/virulence factor BrkB family protein — MRQEWKRNKLSDAAAALTFYGVLSLFPFLLFIVALAGLVIQPAQAQALIGALGREVPPAFSQLPYAQLAQLTSGPSRGLLTFSALTAVWSATAGVVSLMTALNTAYGVTESRPRRKVYGIALGMMLAGAILALLAGLVAVATPLLALRLGAPWTTLAGWLRLPLAALLMMILWATLYSVLPDSRQRFKFMTPGSVIGVLVWLAASLGFSFYVSHFGTFGVTYGALGGIIVLLLWMWISSLALLLGAEINAVLARQRSEEKS, encoded by the coding sequence TTGAGACAGGAGTGGAAGCGCAACAAGCTGAGTGACGCGGCGGCGGCCCTCACGTTCTACGGTGTCCTGTCCCTCTTTCCCTTCCTGCTCTTCATCGTTGCCCTGGCGGGCCTCGTCATTCAACCCGCGCAGGCGCAAGCGCTCATCGGCGCGCTGGGGCGCGAGGTCCCCCCGGCATTCAGCCAACTCCCCTATGCGCAGCTCGCGCAGCTCACCTCCGGGCCCAGCAGGGGGCTGCTCACGTTCAGCGCACTGACCGCGGTGTGGTCGGCGACCGCCGGGGTGGTGAGCCTCATGACGGCCCTCAACACCGCCTACGGTGTGACGGAGAGCCGTCCGCGTCGGAAGGTCTACGGGATCGCGCTCGGGATGATGCTGGCGGGAGCCATCCTGGCGCTGCTCGCCGGGCTCGTTGCGGTGGCCACTCCCCTTCTTGCCCTCCGGCTGGGAGCACCTTGGACAACGCTCGCAGGCTGGCTGAGGTTGCCCCTGGCAGCGCTGCTGATGATGATCCTCTGGGCGACCCTCTACTCCGTGCTCCCGGATTCCCGGCAGAGGTTCAAGTTCATGACTCCCGGGTCCGTGATAGGGGTGCTCGTCTGGCTCGCCGCTTCGCTGGGCTTCTCCTTCTATGTCTCTCACTTCGGCACCTTCGGCGTCACCTATGGGGCCTTGGGAGGGATCATCGTCCTGCTGCTGTGGATGTGGATCTCCTCGCTCGCGCTGCTGCTGGGCGCCGAGATCAACGCCGTCCTCGCTCGCCAGCGCTCGGAAGAGAAGAGCTGA
- a CDS encoding AI-2E family transporter — protein MPAPESSNRLSSQVTVKTVFTVCFTVLAVTALVYFLLKTTVSLVLTLGAVMVAIALNHAVEVLTRRGLRRSLAIAAVVIGVLAVGVGLGFLLIPPAVSQGRALVAEAPSLWEKLQQTRFFLALNARFDVQEQLRQGSQTATGAISPVLSAIGGALSVLGGLVTLLFLTIFVLIFGPDLKTALLAELSPDSRERYQRIVASIYRSVGGYLQGLLGICTINVALTTVFLAIIRMPFFLPLAILSGTSSLIPYAGPLVVGLMITLLALITGGLWKAVATAIYFVLYGQLEGNILGPLVYRRTAHVNPLVTLLAILFLAEFMGIAGAIIAVPIAAAAQIVVRELLTLRTERLAQETPGEGAPPGAGKVDEKP, from the coding sequence ATGCCCGCTCCCGAGTCATCGAACCGGCTGTCCTCACAGGTCACTGTCAAGACGGTCTTCACGGTGTGCTTCACGGTCCTGGCGGTCACGGCCCTGGTCTATTTCCTCCTGAAGACCACCGTGTCGCTCGTGCTCACGCTGGGCGCGGTGATGGTGGCCATCGCGTTGAATCATGCGGTCGAGGTGCTGACCCGGCGAGGGCTGAGGCGCTCGCTGGCCATCGCCGCAGTGGTCATTGGGGTGCTTGCGGTCGGGGTGGGGTTGGGCTTTCTGCTCATCCCGCCGGCCGTCAGCCAGGGGCGTGCCCTGGTGGCCGAGGCCCCCTCGCTCTGGGAGAAGCTGCAACAGACCCGGTTCTTCCTGGCGCTCAACGCCCGGTTCGATGTGCAGGAGCAGCTTCGGCAAGGCAGCCAGACGGCGACGGGTGCGATCAGCCCGGTGCTCTCCGCCATTGGTGGCGCCCTCAGCGTGCTGGGCGGCTTGGTGACGCTCCTGTTCCTGACCATCTTCGTCCTGATCTTCGGACCCGATCTCAAGACCGCGCTGCTGGCCGAACTCAGCCCCGATAGCCGCGAGCGCTACCAGCGGATCGTTGCCAGCATCTATCGCTCGGTGGGCGGATACCTTCAGGGGTTGCTGGGCATCTGCACGATCAACGTGGCCCTGACGACCGTCTTCCTGGCCATCATCCGGATGCCCTTCTTCCTCCCACTCGCGATCCTCAGCGGGACCTCGAGCCTGATTCCCTACGCCGGGCCGCTGGTGGTGGGCTTGATGATCACCTTGTTGGCGCTGATCACGGGCGGGCTCTGGAAGGCGGTGGCGACGGCCATCTACTTCGTCCTCTACGGGCAGCTGGAGGGCAATATCCTCGGGCCGCTGGTCTACCGCCGTACCGCGCACGTGAACCCGCTGGTGACCCTGCTTGCCATCCTGTTCCTGGCGGAGTTCATGGGCATCGCGGGGGCGATCATTGCGGTCCCCATTGCCGCCGCGGCCCAGATCGTCGTGCGCGAACTCCTCACGCTGCGCACGGAGCGACTCGCACAGGAGACTCCTGGCGAAGGTGCGCCGCCAGGCGCCGGTAAGGTGGATGAGAAGCCCTGA
- a CDS encoding TMEM175 family protein, with the protein MEALSDGTFAIAMTLLILHIRKDVLNKWRRRESNPHQGGSKTPSRSRCYRLTP; encoded by the coding sequence ATCGAGGCGCTGAGCGATGGAACCTTCGCCATCGCGATGACCCTGCTGATCCTGCACATCCGTAAAGACGTACTAAACAAGTGGAGGCGGCGGGAATCGAACCCGCATCAAGGCGGAAGCAAAACCCCAAGCAGGTCGCGCTGTTACCGGCTAACGCCTTGA
- a CDS encoding restriction endonuclease, whose product MPTSALRAKVAALFKKGDKAKTADAKGIVLEEIVVFMFSKVKGVPQKLMRRNSTNHQVSQEIDVTMWNDRLDEGLEFLPNVLIAECKNWDQPVGSNEIDVFVAKLRNRGCPVGFLVAASGISGKAHELRNAHERIANALDRGISVIVLTRRELLGIGSAGELVHLLKAKLVLLGACRTSIE is encoded by the coding sequence ATGCCGACCTCTGCTCTGCGCGCGAAGGTTGCGGCCTTGTTTAAGAAGGGCGACAAGGCGAAAACGGCCGACGCCAAAGGAATCGTCCTCGAAGAGATTGTGGTCTTTATGTTCTCAAAGGTGAAGGGAGTTCCGCAAAAGTTGATGAGGCGGAACTCGACAAACCACCAAGTCTCGCAAGAGATAGACGTAACAATGTGGAATGACCGCTTGGATGAAGGATTGGAGTTCCTCCCAAACGTCCTGATCGCAGAGTGCAAGAACTGGGATCAACCTGTCGGCAGCAATGAGATAGATGTCTTTGTCGCAAAACTTAGGAACCGTGGTTGCCCCGTTGGATTCTTGGTTGCAGCATCCGGTATCAGTGGCAAGGCGCATGAACTGCGAAACGCTCACGAACGAATCGCGAACGCCCTTGATCGGGGTATCTCGGTTATCGTCCTTACTCGACGGGAACTGCTCGGCATCGGAAGCGCCGGTGAACTAGTCCATCTGCTGAAGGCCAAGTTGGTACTGCTTGGGGCTTGTCGAACGTCGATCGAGTGA
- a CDS encoding ABC-three component system middle component 2 yields MSSARVLNGPVEVGLRALVLLLESSPHSLDLQQLVTLDYFLVHSGDIDGGPESLHPPSPLRSGEVAVRRALIEEGLSLYKFRGLVQQSLVETGFAYSAESGAGAFLDALRSGYVERLRVRAEWVIASFALLEAGELHQTLEASLSRWRTEFVDLLPESEVV; encoded by the coding sequence ATGAGTTCTGCACGCGTCCTCAATGGCCCGGTGGAGGTAGGACTCCGCGCACTCGTGTTGCTGCTAGAGTCGTCTCCGCATTCGCTCGACCTCCAGCAACTGGTCACGCTCGACTACTTCCTCGTTCACTCAGGAGACATCGACGGTGGACCCGAAAGTCTGCATCCGCCGAGCCCGCTCCGCTCCGGTGAGGTGGCCGTTCGCCGAGCACTCATCGAGGAGGGCTTGAGTTTATACAAGTTCCGCGGCTTGGTTCAGCAGAGCCTGGTGGAGACAGGATTCGCCTACTCTGCAGAGAGCGGCGCAGGTGCCTTCCTCGATGCCCTTCGCTCCGGCTATGTCGAGCGCCTGCGCGTACGTGCCGAGTGGGTCATCGCAAGCTTTGCGCTCCTTGAAGCCGGGGAGCTTCACCAGACTCTTGAAGCGAGTCTGTCGCGGTGGCGGACAGAATTCGTGGATCTGCTGCCGGAAAGCGAAGTTGTATGA
- a CDS encoding ABC-three component system protein, with product MALKTKPLPNLTPSASTLSPDVAAAGPVVPPLERLRHMSAATWEDLVLEWVHSLKKKYARVEKHASSGDLGLDVIAFESATADDPWDNYQCKHYDHALAPSDVWIELGKLVFYTFSGEYSVPRSYRFVAPQGAGNMLSKLLRKPEEVRAGLLDAWDKHCRTKITSTREIVLDDGLKRHIDGFNFSIVTAVSPLTLIEEHRKTPWYVARFGGGLPERGAPPAPPTGVGSHETNYVRALLDAYEHRLGVTLTSPTDLVHQELGDHFFRSRREFYSAESLREFSRDNVPHGTFEDLLDEIHSGVVDVEQAGHTDAVARVLAVVQHAKGLQITSNALITRTRTSDRGGMCHQLANDLRLRWRR from the coding sequence GTGGCGCTGAAGACCAAGCCCCTACCGAATCTCACGCCTTCCGCGTCTACCCTCAGCCCGGACGTGGCGGCTGCGGGCCCCGTTGTGCCACCGCTTGAGCGACTCCGGCACATGTCGGCCGCGACTTGGGAAGACCTCGTCCTTGAGTGGGTTCATTCGCTGAAGAAGAAGTACGCCCGTGTCGAGAAGCACGCCAGCAGCGGCGACCTGGGACTCGACGTCATCGCTTTCGAGTCTGCGACCGCCGACGATCCTTGGGACAACTACCAGTGCAAGCACTACGACCATGCGCTTGCTCCGAGTGATGTCTGGATCGAGCTCGGTAAGCTGGTTTTCTACACGTTCAGCGGTGAGTACTCCGTGCCGAGGAGCTACCGTTTCGTGGCTCCGCAAGGAGCAGGGAACATGCTCTCGAAGCTGCTGCGCAAGCCGGAAGAAGTTCGTGCTGGCCTGCTCGATGCGTGGGACAAGCACTGTCGAACGAAGATCACCTCGACCCGCGAGATCGTGCTCGATGACGGTCTGAAGAGGCACATCGACGGCTTCAACTTCAGCATCGTGACAGCGGTTTCGCCACTGACGCTGATCGAAGAACACCGCAAGACGCCTTGGTACGTCGCTCGTTTTGGCGGCGGGTTGCCGGAGCGCGGCGCGCCGCCCGCGCCGCCCACGGGCGTTGGCTCGCACGAAACGAACTACGTCCGCGCATTGCTTGATGCGTATGAGCACCGGCTCGGTGTGACGCTGACTTCGCCGACGGACCTCGTCCATCAGGAGTTGGGAGATCACTTCTTTCGGTCGCGCAGGGAGTTCTATAGCGCGGAGTCCCTTCGAGAGTTCTCTCGCGACAACGTTCCGCACGGCACGTTCGAGGACCTTCTCGACGAGATTCACAGCGGCGTAGTGGACGTCGAACAGGCAGGCCACACAGACGCGGTGGCGCGCGTGCTCGCCGTCGTGCAGCACGCCAAGGGACTCCAGATCACTTCCAACGCGCTTATTACGCGCACGCGAACCTCCGACCGAGGCGGGATGTGCCACCAACTCGCCAACGATCTGCGATTGAGGTGGCGTCGATGA
- a CDS encoding AbiJ-NTD4 domain-containing protein: MESFSRRHGLNRPDADISIRYEAPDEVRDAAISIAYQCKLQPSDVRQVLCALLFRAPDSNNWSEFPNVDGEVRDLIRDCEWFEVYDLIELLAERCERRGCDFAGEINRMFRIKGVGWQLVGNRLEVRGSEAFELAVKEGQAELSRRGNSTAANELHEAILDLSRRPSPEVSGAIQHAMAALECVARDVCGSKDTLGDLLRRNPDLFPKPVDQIVDKAWGYTSNYGRHLTEGKPPAFDEAELVVGLSGVLSRYLARRFPKQ; the protein is encoded by the coding sequence ATGGAATCCTTTTCCAGAAGACACGGCTTGAACCGGCCAGATGCCGACATCAGCATCCGGTATGAGGCTCCGGACGAGGTGCGAGATGCAGCGATATCTATCGCGTATCAGTGTAAGCTGCAGCCTAGCGATGTAAGGCAAGTGCTTTGTGCATTGCTTTTCCGGGCGCCTGACTCGAACAACTGGTCTGAGTTTCCGAACGTGGACGGTGAGGTCCGCGATTTGATCCGCGATTGCGAGTGGTTCGAGGTCTATGACCTGATCGAGTTGCTTGCGGAACGTTGCGAGCGCCGGGGTTGCGACTTCGCTGGCGAGATCAATCGCATGTTCCGCATCAAGGGCGTAGGCTGGCAACTTGTAGGCAATCGTCTCGAAGTTCGGGGCTCTGAGGCGTTCGAGCTTGCCGTCAAAGAGGGGCAGGCGGAGCTTTCCCGTCGGGGTAACAGCACCGCAGCAAACGAGCTGCATGAAGCCATCTTGGACCTCTCGAGGCGGCCAAGTCCAGAAGTGAGCGGTGCTATCCAGCATGCGATGGCGGCGCTTGAATGCGTTGCGCGCGACGTATGTGGGAGCAAGGACACTCTGGGTGACTTGCTACGCCGAAACCCCGACTTGTTCCCCAAGCCTGTGGATCAAATCGTAGACAAGGCTTGGGGCTACACGTCGAACTACGGTCGACACCTCACAGAAGGGAAACCCCCCGCGTTCGATGAAGCGGAGCTTGTGGTCGGATTGAGCGGTGTGCTTTCCCGTTACTTGGCCCGCAGATTCCCGAAACAGTGA
- a CDS encoding helix-turn-helix transcriptional regulator — MERNRKPSPLPRHIEIRQRRLPVTLSAALKQARKRAGMTQAEAAEGIGIAPEVYGRMERGGVLPSVPTLLRMCLILGSGPNELMGFAGVDPEQSAPGANTVPPGLSDTPEKRRLLRLLARLDSPRIKALARLVTLLLPGR, encoded by the coding sequence ATGGAGCGTAACCGCAAGCCCTCCCCACTGCCGCGACACATCGAGATCCGGCAGCGCCGGTTACCCGTCACCCTGAGCGCGGCCTTGAAGCAGGCACGCAAGCGGGCAGGCATGACTCAAGCTGAAGCAGCCGAGGGCATCGGCATCGCTCCCGAGGTGTACGGGCGCATGGAGCGGGGGGGCGTGCTGCCGAGCGTTCCAACGCTGTTGCGCATGTGCCTGATTCTCGGCAGCGGACCAAATGAACTGATGGGGTTTGCCGGGGTGGATCCGGAGCAGAGTGCCCCCGGGGCAAACACGGTGCCCCCCGGCCTGAGTGACACGCCCGAGAAGCGCCGCCTCTTGCGCCTCCTCGCTCGCCTGGACAGTCCGAGGATCAAGGCACTGGCGCGGTTGGTCACCTTACTTCTGCCGGGGCGCTGA